The nucleotide window CAATCGCGTGAATATAATCCATCAATTTTACCGGATTATTGTTGCCAATATTGTAAATACGATAAGGCGCATAACTGCTGGCAGGGTTGGGGTTTAAAGGATCCCAATTGGGATCTGGCTTGGCAGGATGATCCATGGCACGAGAAACCCCCTCAACAATATCAGCCACATACGTAAAATCACGAATCATATTGCCATAATTAAATACATTGATGGTCTCGCCTTTAATCATGGCATCTGTAAACAAAAACAATGCCATATCCGGCCGCCCCCATGGGCCGTACACGGTAAAAAAACGCAAGCCCGTCGAAGGCAAGCCATAAAGGTGAGCATAAGAATGCGCAATAAGCTCGTTACATTTTTTACTGGCTGCATAAATAGCCAAAGGATGATCAGCCCCCTTTGTTTCACTGAAAGGCTGGGCTTGATTTGCGCCATACACAGAGCTGGTAGACGCATACACTAAATGCTTAACCGCATGATGACGACACGCCTCGATAATATTGGTAAAACCCACCACATTGGACTGAATATAGGCGTGAGGGTTTTCCAAAGAGTAGCGCACACCCGCTTGAGCCGCCAAGTTAGTCACACAAACAGGCTGATATTCACCAAACACATGGTTAACAAACGATAGGTCTGCGATATCGCCTTGCTCAAAAATAAAGTTAGAATACTCGGCAAGCTTGGCAAGCCGGGCTTGTTTTAAACCCACATCATAATAATCATTGAGGTTATCGATGCCAACAACCGTTTCACCGAGTTCTAGGCGTTTTTTAGCCAAGTGAAACCCGATAAATCCTGCTGCGCCTGTTATCAATATCGTGCGTTTATCCAAACCATACTCCAATCATCGCCCCAAAAACAAAGAGGCATTATACAAAACCGCCATCGAGAGTAAACTCAGATCGCAAGACGTGGTGAAACATGCACCAGTATCTCATACGCAATCGTGTTCGCTGACGCTGCCATTTCAGCCACATCCAAGCCCTCGCCCCAAAACATCGCAGCATCACCGATTTTCACATTACAGCCAGTGATGTCTACAGTGATCAAGTCCATAGAAACGCGCCCGATAATTGGACAAACTTGCCCTAAAATCATGACATGCGCCGCCTCATCCAAAACACGCGACAATCCATCACCGTAGCCCACACCCAAAACCGCCACCGTCGTTTCCTTGTCGCAACGATAACGACTCCCATACCCGACATAATCGCCTGTTTTCAGCGTCTTGATCACTATAACCCTAGCATACAAAGACATAGCAGGCTTTAAACCCAATGATTTGGCGGATTGATTCTCTAGCGGCGAAGCGCCATAAAGCATAATGCCAGGCCTGAGCCAATCAAAATGAATACCCGGCAAAGCAATCAACCCAGCAGAGTTTGCAAGGCTTCGCGGATAAGGCAAATCCTTTGTCAGAGCAAGAAAAAGATCAATCTGGGCTTGATTGCGAGGATGATCGGGTTGATCAGCATTGGCCAAGTGAGAAAATAGGACTAAATCTTTGGTGATCGCCTCAGCACGCTTTAAGGCTTCAGGAAACTCTTCGGGTAAAAAGCCCAAACGCCCCATGCCTGTATCAATCTTCAACCACAGTGGGTACGACGCTTTAGCCTGCTCGAGTAAATCCAGCTGATAATGCGTGTGCACGACCAAGGTCAACTCATGTTCTAGCGCCAGAGCAAGTTCGTCTTCGCTTAACACTCCCGCCATTAAAACAATGGGCTGAGTAAAGCCGGCATGGCGAAGCTCTATGGCCGTGGGTAAACGAGCCACACCAAAAGCATCGGCATTCGTTAAAGCATCAGCGGTTTCGATGAGGCCATGGCCATAAGCATTAGCCTTGATCATCGCCAATACTTTAGCGGCTGGGGCATACTCTTTAACTCGACTTAGGTTATGCTCCAATGCAGATTTGTCGAGATTAATAGTCACCCACGAACTGTTCATTCAAATAATTCTCAAACCGCGTGTACTGGCCAAGGAAAGTGAGATCCACTCTACCGATTGGTCCATTACGTTGTTTACCAATAATCACCTCAGCCTTGCCTTTTTCAGCCGTCTCCGGGTGATACACTTCGTCTCGATATAAAAACATAATCACGTCCGCGTCTTGCTCGATGGCACCGGACTCACGCAAATCTGACATCACAGGCCGCTTGTCCGCCCGCTGCTCCAAGCTACGGTTAAGCTGGGAGCCTGCAATAATGGGCACTTTTAACTCTTTGGCCAACGCCTTTAATGAGCGCGATATCTCAGACACTTCCAGCGTGCGGTTATCCGACATGCCTGGCACCGTCATCAGCTGCAAATAGTCGACCAAAATCAAACCTAACTGACCATGATCTTTGGCCACACGACGCGAACGAGAGCGCATCTCCGATGGTGTTAAGCCTGCCGTATCATCGATAAACATGGGCGCTTTCGACAAAATGCTCATGGCCGAAGAAATTCTCGGCCAATCATCATCATTCAAACGACCTGTGCGTAATTTGTGCTGATCGATCCGCCCCAGTGAAGACAAGCAACGCGTGGCCAAAGAATGGCCTGGCATCTCAAGACTGAAGACCAACACTGGCAGGCCCGCCTTCACACAAACATGCTCACCGATATTCATCATAAAGGTGGTTTTACCCATGGAAGGTCGGCCGGCGACAATAATCAAATCGGACGGCTGAAGACCGGCTGTCATTTCATCTAAATCCGTAAACCCGGTTGGGGCCCCCGTGATCGGGTTCTTCGAATGATACAGGGTATCGATACGGTCAACCGCCTCGGCCAATAACGGCTTAATGCTTTGTGGACCACCGCGGCTGGGGCCTTGCTCGGCAATCGCAAACACTTTACGCTCGGCTTCATCAAGGACTTCATGGCTGGCACGCCCTTGAGGGTTATATGCGGTGTTAGCTATATCCCCGGAAACCATAATAAGTTGGCGCATAACCGAGCGCTCACGCACGATTTCCGCATAGGCGCCCACGTTAGCCACGCTCGGCGTATTATTAGCAAGATTAAAGAGATAGGATTCACCGCCGGCACTTTCAAGCTGCTTTTTAGCTTTTAATAGATCCGCAACCGTGAGCACATCGAGCGGGCGCTCACGCTGAGTTAGCTCCTGCATGGCCTCAAAAATAACGCGGTGTTTAGCCAAGTAAAAGTCTTCGGCACAGAGGTGCTCGACCACACGATCCCAGGTGTTGGCATCAATCATCACCCCGCCTAGAACCGACTGCTCAGCCTCCAATGAATGCGGTGGCGTCTTGATCGATTGGAGCTGTTTTTCAGTGACGTCTTGGATCATGGGATTCCCCGCTTGATGGCCCGGACTATAGCAAGCTTTGGGCAGCGGATGCAAACACTAGGGCGCATCAAAACTTGAGCAAAAAAACAGCAGGCCTGCTTGTTCAAATCGTTACAAAACAGAGCGCAGTATTTTGGCCATTTTTTGGGACAGGACCTCCAAAGAAAAGCGTTCAGAAATAAGCTGATAGCCATTCTGGCCGAGTTTTGACCCCAGGCTCGCGTCATCAAATAGCGCAATTAATGTTGACACCCACTCATCTTCATTAGCTGCAGAAAATCCGCACTCAGCCAGCGACAAAACCTCTGCATTCATACCAACAGGTGAAACAACAACAGGAAGGCGAGAAGCCATATAAGAAAGCATTTTGTAGCTGCACTTACCCCTCTCCCACAAACCATCAATCAAAGGCATAATCCCGACAGAAAATCCCTGTATAAAAGCTGCCTCTCCAGCTGGAGACCATTTCTGAAAAACGACTCTATCACTATTCAAAGACTTAAATTCGGGCGCCTTATCCGACATGACATGAAAGTGTATGCGGCGATCATGCTCCAGCAACTTTTTCAAAGCCCCCTCAATTTCGTAGAGGTATTTAAAGCCACCAGAACTGCCACTCCAGCCCACAACGAATTTATCAGATTTCCCTGTAGGAGGCTCAACAGAGTTGGCTTGATAAAAATCCATATCAATCGCTGTCGGCAAAATCTCAATGCGCGGATTAATTTTAGAAAAATACTCAGCAAGAAAACTATTTCCACAAATAACAGTACTAGCTAAAGCAGCATTTTTCTGCACAGAAGCCTCGCCGTTTAACCAAATAGCATCATCAACATCCAAAATCATCGGCTTTTTAAACCATGGTTCAACGGTTGAAAACTTAGAAATAAAGTGTCTCTGCACAAAACTGACATCACAAGTATAACTAAGTGGAATATTAGCAAGTCCTTCAAGTAGTTTAGCCCCACCCCAAACAGGCT belongs to Gammaproteobacteria bacterium CG11_big_fil_rev_8_21_14_0_20_46_22 and includes:
- a CDS encoding replicative DNA helicase, with the protein product MIQDVTEKQLQSIKTPPHSLEAEQSVLGGVMIDANTWDRVVEHLCAEDFYLAKHRVIFEAMQELTQRERPLDVLTVADLLKAKKQLESAGGESYLFNLANNTPSVANVGAYAEIVRERSVMRQLIMVSGDIANTAYNPQGRASHEVLDEAERKVFAIAEQGPSRGGPQSIKPLLAEAVDRIDTLYHSKNPITGAPTGFTDLDEMTAGLQPSDLIIVAGRPSMGKTTFMMNIGEHVCVKAGLPVLVFSLEMPGHSLATRCLSSLGRIDQHKLRTGRLNDDDWPRISSAMSILSKAPMFIDDTAGLTPSEMRSRSRRVAKDHGQLGLILVDYLQLMTVPGMSDNRTLEVSEISRSLKALAKELKVPIIAGSQLNRSLEQRADKRPVMSDLRESGAIEQDADVIMFLYRDEVYHPETAEKGKAEVIIGKQRNGPIGRVDLTFLGQYTRFENYLNEQFVGDY
- the alr gene encoding alanine racemase; this encodes MNSSWVTINLDKSALEHNLSRVKEYAPAAKVLAMIKANAYGHGLIETADALTNADAFGVARLPTAIELRHAGFTQPIVLMAGVLSEDELALALEHELTLVVHTHYQLDLLEQAKASYPLWLKIDTGMGRLGFLPEEFPEALKRAEAITKDLVLFSHLANADQPDHPRNQAQIDLFLALTKDLPYPRSLANSAGLIALPGIHFDWLRPGIMLYGASPLENQSAKSLGLKPAMSLYARVIVIKTLKTGDYVGYGSRYRCDKETTVAVLGVGYGDGLSRVLDEAAHVMILGQVCPIIGRVSMDLITVDITGCNVKIGDAAMFWGEGLDVAEMAASANTIAYEILVHVSPRLAI
- a CDS encoding capsular biosynthesis protein CpsI; protein product: MLITGAAGFIGFHLAKKRLELGETVVGIDNLNDYYDVGLKQARLAKLAEYSNFIFEQGDIADLSFVNHVFGEYQPVCVTNLAAQAGVRYSLENPHAYIQSNVVGFTNIIEACRHHAVKHLVYASTSSVYGANQAQPFSETKGADHPLAIYAASKKCNELIAHSYAHLYGLPSTGLRFFTVYGPWGRPDMALFLFTDAMIKGETINVFNYGNMIRDFTYVADIVEGVSRAMDHPAKPDPNWDPLNPNPASSYAPYRIYNIGNNNPVKLMDYIHAIEKALGIEAKLNMMPMQAGDVPSTYADTSLLEHDLGYKPSMSVVEGVKQFVDWYREYYQV
- a CDS encoding group 1 glycosyl transferase is translated as MKLFASHLGQSIPSSRHRILQYIPYLDRQGISVLLSKGLLDAYPPSSKLLQPVWGGAKLLEGLANIPLSYTCDVSFVQRHFISKFSTVEPWFKKPMILDVDDAIWLNGEASVQKNAALASTVICGNSFLAEYFSKINPRIEILPTAIDMDFYQANSVEPPTGKSDKFVVGWSGSSGGFKYLYEIEGALKKLLEHDRRIHFHVMSDKAPEFKSLNSDRVVFQKWSPAGEAAFIQGFSVGIMPLIDGLWERGKCSYKMLSYMASRLPVVVSPVGMNAEVLSLAECGFSAANEDEWVSTLIALFDDASLGSKLGQNGYQLISERFSLEVLSQKMAKILRSVL